One window from the genome of Flexibacter flexilis DSM 6793 encodes:
- the mtaB gene encoding tRNA (N(6)-L-threonylcarbamoyladenosine(37)-C(2))-methylthiotransferase MtaB codes for MKKVAFYTLGCKLNYSETSTIARSFEQRGHQRVEFTDAADVYIINTCSVTENADKKCRKVVKEALKHSPNAYIAIVGCYAQLKPEEIANIEGVDAVLGAAEKFRLMDLIDTFEKKQGRADIFAQDISAANQYNTAYSLNDRTRTFLKVQDGCDYSCSFCTIPMARGGSRSDSVVNIVKAAQDIAQNADVKEIVLTGVNIGDFGLQNEIRVERFVDLARALDEVEGIERFRISSIEPNLLTDEIIEFVASSNRFVPHFHIPLQSGNNKTLAAMRRRYKRELYAQRVAKIKEVMPHCCIGVDVIVGFPGETDEDFLDTYQFLNELDISYLHVFTYSERANTQALDIKPVVPMHKRNERSKMLHILSDKKRRYFYEQQLGKSATVLFEQDIEEGQMFGFTENYVRVTAKYDPLLVNELKTLTLTKINENGHVEATEADEVFTH; via the coding sequence ATGAAAAAAGTAGCTTTTTATACTTTGGGCTGCAAGCTCAATTACTCGGAAACATCTACGATTGCGCGTTCGTTTGAGCAGCGCGGCCACCAGCGCGTGGAGTTCACGGATGCCGCCGACGTTTATATTATTAACACTTGTTCGGTAACAGAAAACGCCGACAAGAAATGCCGCAAAGTTGTAAAAGAAGCCTTAAAACATTCTCCAAACGCCTATATTGCTATTGTGGGTTGTTATGCGCAGCTCAAACCCGAAGAAATCGCCAACATTGAAGGCGTGGACGCGGTGCTGGGTGCTGCCGAAAAATTCCGACTCATGGATTTGATTGATACTTTTGAGAAAAAACAAGGCCGTGCCGATATTTTCGCGCAAGATATTTCGGCAGCCAATCAATATAACACCGCGTACTCACTCAACGACCGCACCCGTACTTTCCTGAAAGTGCAAGACGGTTGCGACTATTCGTGCTCGTTTTGTACTATTCCAATGGCCAGAGGCGGCAGCCGTTCGGATAGTGTAGTTAATATCGTGAAAGCTGCGCAGGACATTGCCCAAAATGCCGACGTAAAAGAAATCGTGCTGACGGGCGTAAATATTGGCGATTTTGGTTTGCAAAACGAAATTCGTGTGGAACGTTTCGTGGATTTGGCGCGTGCGCTGGACGAGGTGGAAGGCATTGAGCGTTTCCGTATTTCGTCTATCGAACCAAACTTGCTTACCGACGAAATCATTGAATTTGTGGCTTCTTCCAACAGATTTGTACCACATTTTCATATTCCGTTGCAGTCGGGCAACAACAAAACATTGGCCGCCATGCGTCGCCGCTACAAACGCGAACTTTACGCGCAACGTGTAGCCAAAATCAAGGAAGTAATGCCGCATTGCTGTATTGGCGTAGATGTGATTGTGGGCTTCCCTGGCGAAACCGACGAAGATTTCTTGGATACTTATCAGTTCCTTAACGAATTGGATATTTCGTATTTGCACGTGTTTACTTACTCGGAACGTGCCAACACGCAGGCCTTAGACATTAAGCCCGTCGTGCCGATGCACAAGCGCAACGAACGTTCCAAAATGTTGCATATTCTTTCCGACAAAAAAAGAAGATATTTTTACGAACAACAATTAGGCAAATCGGCTACCGTGCTGTTCGAACAAGACATTGAAGAAGGGCAAATGTTTGGCTTTACGGAAAATTATGTACGCGTAACGGCCAAGTATGACCCGCTGTTAGTGAACGAGTTAAAAACGCTTACGCTTACGAAAATCAATGAAAATGGCCACGTGGAAGCCACAGAAGCCGACGAGGTGTTTACACACTAA
- a CDS encoding sigma-54-dependent transcriptional regulator, which produces MPHILLVDDERSIRSTLREILEYENYTIDEAKDGEEAIALLEKNEYDVVLCDIKMPKMDGMEVLAKAKEMGKDAQFIMVSAHGSIETAVEATKKGAYDFIQKPPDLNRLLLTVRNALDKSKLVTETKVLKKKIGKTSQMIGQSPAMMRVKDAIDKVAPTEARVLILGPNGAGKELVARELHGKSSRAAQPLVEVNCAAIPSELIESELFGHEKGAFTSAIKQRIGKFEQASGGTLFLDEIGDMSLSAQAKVLRALQEHKITRVGGEKEIKVDVRVFAATNKDLRKEIEEGRFREDLYHRLSVIVVQVPSLAQRAEDIPLLVEKFLQDIADDYGNAPKKIAPKALEYLQTLPWTGNIRELRNVVERLVILSGKEITLEDAQAHATVSRF; this is translated from the coding sequence ATGCCTCATATACTTCTCGTGGACGATGAGCGTAGCATTCGCAGCACGCTCCGCGAAATATTAGAATACGAAAACTACACCATAGACGAAGCCAAAGACGGTGAAGAAGCCATCGCTTTGCTCGAAAAAAACGAGTATGATGTAGTGCTTTGCGATATAAAAATGCCCAAAATGGACGGTATGGAAGTGCTGGCCAAAGCCAAAGAAATGGGAAAAGATGCCCAATTTATTATGGTTTCGGCGCACGGCTCTATCGAAACGGCGGTGGAAGCCACCAAAAAAGGAGCTTATGATTTTATTCAAAAGCCACCCGATTTGAACCGCTTGTTACTGACGGTGCGCAATGCGCTGGACAAATCCAAATTGGTAACCGAAACGAAAGTTTTGAAGAAAAAAATAGGCAAAACAAGCCAAATGATAGGCCAGTCGCCTGCCATGATGCGCGTGAAAGATGCCATTGACAAAGTAGCCCCAACGGAAGCACGTGTACTAATTCTGGGGCCAAATGGTGCAGGAAAAGAGCTGGTAGCAAGAGAGTTGCATGGCAAAAGCAGTCGCGCTGCGCAACCACTCGTAGAAGTAAACTGTGCGGCCATTCCGTCCGAGCTTATCGAAAGCGAACTTTTCGGACACGAAAAAGGCGCATTCACGTCGGCCATTAAGCAGCGCATCGGCAAGTTTGAACAGGCCAGCGGCGGCACGCTTTTCTTGGACGAAATCGGAGACATGAGCCTTTCGGCGCAAGCCAAAGTGCTACGCGCTTTGCAAGAACACAAGATTACGCGCGTGGGTGGCGAAAAAGAAATCAAAGTAGATGTGCGCGTGTTTGCAGCTACCAACAAAGATTTGCGCAAAGAAATAGAAGAAGGCCGTTTCCGTGAAGATTTGTACCATCGCCTTAGCGTGATTGTGGTGCAAGTGCCATCGCTGGCGCAACGTGCCGAAGACATTCCGCTTTTGGTAGAAAAATTCTTACAAGATATCGCCGACGACTATGGCAACGCACCCAAGAAAATTGCGCCCAAAGCCCTCGAATACCTGCAAACCCTTCCTTGGACGGGCAATATTCGGGAGCTTCGCAACGTAGTAGAACGTCTGGTCATTCTTTCGGGCAAAGAAATTACGCTCGAAGATGCGCAAGCGCACGCAACGGTAAGCCGTTTCTAA
- a CDS encoding O-methyltransferase — translation MKTDNLLDEYIEVHTTPETPLLQQLTRETYAKVLMPRMISGHLQGRVLSMITHMMRPARVLEIGTFTGYSTLCLAEGLPEGGLLHTIDINEELEDMVRDYIQKAGFQDKIIQHIGAAAGIIPTLTDAFDLVFIDADKVNNGLYYDLVFDKVKQGGFIIIDNVLWNGKVAGEPDRKIDKDTQRILDFNKKVIEDTRVESVMLPIRDGLTVVRKR, via the coding sequence ATGAAAACAGATAATCTTCTGGACGAATATATAGAGGTGCACACTACGCCCGAAACACCACTACTTCAACAACTTACACGCGAAACTTACGCCAAAGTGCTCATGCCGCGCATGATTTCGGGGCATTTGCAAGGCCGTGTGCTGTCCATGATTACGCACATGATGCGCCCTGCGCGTGTGCTGGAAATCGGAACGTTTACGGGTTATTCTACGCTTTGCCTTGCCGAAGGTTTGCCCGAAGGCGGCTTGCTGCACACCATCGACATCAACGAGGAGTTGGAAGACATGGTACGCGATTATATACAAAAAGCTGGTTTTCAGGATAAAATCATTCAGCACATTGGCGCGGCGGCTGGAATTATCCCGACGCTTACCGATGCGTTTGACTTGGTGTTCATTGATGCCGACAAAGTAAATAATGGCCTGTATTACGACCTCGTTTTTGATAAAGTGAAACAAGGCGGCTTTATCATCATCGACAATGTACTTTGGAACGGGAAAGTAGCAGGCGAGCCAGATCGCAAAATTGACAAAGATACCCAACGTATTTTGGATTTTAATAAAAAAGTAATCGAAGATACGCGCGTAGAAAGTGTAATGTTACCGATTCGCGACGGCCTGACCGTAGTACGCAAGCGATAG